The following DNA comes from Planktothrix serta PCC 8927.
GAAAATGGAAGCGGGTTTAAAAGTATCCGGGGGTAAATGTTTACTCAATTCTACCAACTATGAAGACGGCGAAGAACGCTTTTTTAAAGTATTAGAATTAGCAAAAAAATATGGGGCTGCTATTGTGGTGGGAACCATTGACGAGGAAGGGATGGCGAGGACAGCAGACAAGAAATTTGAAATTGCTAAACGCGCCTATAATGATGCCATTAACTATGGAATTCCTGCTCATGAAATCTTTTTTGATCCCTTAGCGTTACCGATTTCTACGGGTATTGAAGAAGACCGGAATAATGGTAAAGCAACAATTGATTCTATTCGGCAAATTCGTCAAGAATTACCCGGATGTCATATTGTTTTAGGGGTTTCTAATATTTCCTTCGGGTTAAACCCAGTGGCGCGACAAGTATTAAATTCGGTGTTTCTTCATGAAGCGATGCAAGTCGGGTTAGATGCGGCTATTGTGAGCGCCAATAAGATTTTACCCTTAGCAAAAATTGACCCCGAACATCAAGAAGTTTGTCGCAAATTAATTTATGACCAGCGACAATTTGATGGGGATGTTTGTGTTTATGACCCGTTAGGAGAACTCACCAACCTTTTCCAAGGAAAAACCACAAAACGAGATCGTTCTGGAGATGCTAACCTCCCCATAGAAGAACGGTTAAAACGTCATATTATTGATGGAGAACGCATTGGGTTAGATACTGCTTTAGAAGAAGCTTTAAAACAATATCCTCCCCTAGAAATTATTAATAATATTCTCTTGGATGGGATGAAAGTTGTCGGAGAATTATTTGGTTCTGGGCAAATGCAGCTACCTTTTGTGTTACAATCTGCCCAAACCATGAAAGCCGCCGTTGCCTATTTAGAACCCTACATGGAAAAATCGGAAACGGGGGATAATTCCAAAGGAACTTTTATCATTGCTACTGTTAAAGGAGATGTGCATGATATTGGTAAAAATTTAGTCGATATTATTTTATCTAATAACGGCTATCGCGTGATTAATTTAGGGATTAAACAACCCGTTGAGAATATTATCAACGCTTACCAAGAACACAAAGCAGACTGTATTGCAATGAGTGGATTATTAGTAAAATCCACTGCCTTCATGAAGGATAATTTAGAGGCATTTAACGAAGCCGGAATTACAGTTCCCGTGATTTTAGGCGGCGCTGCATTAACCCCGAAATTTGTCCATGAAGATTGCCAAAATGCCTATAAAGGTCAAGTTATTTATGGAAAAGATGCCTTTTCAGACTTGAACTTTATGGATAAATTAATGCCTGCAAAAAAAGCGAAAAAATGGGATAATGCTCAAGGCTTTTTAGGAGAATATGCGGAAGCGAAGAAAACTAAAGTTAAGTTAGAAACCGTTAAAACTGCTTCAGAAAAAATTGAAAATCCTGAAGAAATTGTCATCGATACCCGACGTTCTGAAGCCGTTGATGTTAATATTCACCGTCCTACCCCGCCCTTCTGGGGAACGAAAATTTTACAGCCAGAAGATATTTCTTTAGAGGATATTTGGTGGTATTTAGATTTACAAGCGTTAGTCGCTGGTCAATGGCAATTCCGCAAACCCAGAGAACAATCACGGGAAGAATATGATGCTTTCTTAGCCGAAAAAGTCTATCCTGTTTTAACAGAATGGAAAGCCAAAATTTTAGCGGAAAACTTATTACATCCAACGGTGATTTATGGGTATTTTCCCTGTCAAGCAGAGGATAACTCGTTACTCATTTTTGACCCCGAAAATCATCAAAAACAGGTTGCTCGTTTTGACTTTCCTCGACAAAAAGCAGGGCGACGGTTGTGTATTGCGGACTTTTTTGCCCCCAAAGAAAGCGGACAGATTGATGTTTTCCCGATGCAAGCGGTAACAGTTGGAGAAATTGCCACCGAATACGCCCAAAAACTATTTGCAGAAAACGACTATACGAATTATTTGTATTTTCATGGAATGGCTGTGCAAACCGCAGAAGCGTTAGCTGAATGGACTCATGCAAAAATTCGTCGGGAGTTAGGGTTTGGAAGTGAAGAACCCGATAATGTTCGGGATGTTTTAGCCCAACGTCATCGCGGTTCTCGCTATAGTTTTGGATATCCGGCTTGTCCGAATATTCAAGACCAATATAAACAGGTGGAGTTATTACAAATTGACCGGATTAATATGTATATGGATGAAAGTGAACAAATTTATCCAGAACAGTCTACAACGGCGTTTATTACCTATCATCCTGTTTCTAAATACTTCAATCTTTAATCTCTTCTACAATCTTCATTAACCCATTATGAGTTTGATGTGTTAATATGAAGATATCTTGCTACTAAAAGGTAGATTAAGTTTTAATAATCTACTTTTTAGAGCATTTTTTAAATCTATCAATATTGGGGGTATTGAGGGTTTAAATTTATATAACTGTAAGCTAAATTTACAGGCTTATTAAGCTTAATAGGATTGATGATGATGACTAAGATAATTGATGTAACTGGACTCAGCGACAAGCAAATTGCTCTTGTCGAAGAAATTGTAACAGCACTTCGGTCTGTTCCTAAGAATCAACAAATTAATCAAGGAGGTAATCATGACGTAACCCTAACTCCAGAAGATGATGAACTTAGGCAACTTCATGCAGAATTTAGTTGGCTTGTTGCTGATATTGGCGTTAAAAAACCAATTAACAGAGCAAATATATATCAAACCGGATAAATGAAAAAGACATTCATAGATACAAATATTTTAGTTTATTCTGTAGACACCGACAGTGGGGACAAACACAGAACATCATTAAAAATTTTAAGACCTAGTGAACAGGAAATATTGTGCGTTTCCGATCAAATTCTTGCAGAATTTTATTCTGTTATGACCAGTAGTAGCCAAGTCAAAAAACCCATTACACCAGTAGACACAATATGGAGAATAAAAAGACTGATTCAAATGCCCAATATCCAACTTTTACCAAAACCATCAAACTTGACTAATCTTTGGCTGGAATTGTTGGAAAATCATCCCGTAACTGGTGCAACCGTTTTTGATGTTATGCACGTTGCTACAATGATGTCACACGGAATCAGGCGAATATATACTTTTAATGTTGATGATTTTGCTTGGTGTAGAGACATGGATATTGAAGTGATTATCCCAGAATAACTAATGTATTCCTGATGACTAGGTTGAACCTAGTCATCAGACAACAACGTTTAACGTTCTTTATCTTCTCTAAATCAATATGAGGTGAAAAAATGATTAATTAAATCTTTGAATCAATGTAGAGGTTTGTCAAGAATAGACCTCTACTTTAATAGATTAATTTAAAACTAACCGCAAATTTAAACATCAAAACATTTTAATCAAGGTAGACAGTATGAAGAATAATAACAAGGGGGAGCAAGAATTAATAGAAGAAAATCTGTTAGAAGAAATTGCTAAAGCTAAACAAGCTTGGCAAGAGGCAGAAGCAACGGAACCCAGGGCTATTTCTGTAAAATATGATCAAGATCAAGATTTAATTGTAATTCACTTAAAAAATGGTAGTATTTTTAGCTTTCCGCCTCGACTCGCGCAAGGTTTAGCTGAGGCGACTCCAGAACAATTAGCAGACTTTTGGATACCGCCATCGGGTAAAAGTATTCATTGGGATAGTTTAGATGTAGATTTTGGAATTCCTGAATTAGTGAGGGGAATTTTTGGCACAAAATCTTGGATGGCTGAACTCGGACGAAAAGACGGTCAATCTACCTCAAAAGCAAAATCTGAAGCGGCTCGAAAAAATGGAAAAAAAGGAGGTAGACCTAAGAACGTTACCCTTTAATTTCATGGAACAGTTAGTATGAAAACTATCAATACAATTTCACTCGTCTAAAGGGGGTGTTGTATCTTTAATTTTTTGACCTTGTTTTTCTTCAATAATTTGTTTAAATCTTTCAAATTGTTCCCGTTTCTCCGTCGGATTTTCAGCTGGATAGAATGTAAGCTCTTTTCTATAGGGTGTCCGACGACGGAATAACACCCGCAAAGCTTCAATATCTTCTTTACCCCGGTGTTTCAAAGCATAAGCTCTAAGTTCAGCATTGGTCATGTTTTCAAAATTTGATGTCATAAAAACTCCCAAATTCCTCAATTATGGCATCAATATTATAGTCTCTAACTTAAACTCCTAAGAAACTGAATAAATCCAAAACCCGCTTACACCCTCTTAACGAAACGCTCGAATTTGGCTTTCGTGAATCCATCCTCCTCCACAAGCTTGCGTCGAATACCAACCATTTTTCGGTTCAACATAAACTTGAATCACCGTCATTTTATCAAGAGTGCATTTAACAGCACCCCCAGGAGAAGAACGAACATTAGAAGGAGGGTCAAACACTACAGAATAACCCATGTCTTCAACTTCTCGAATATGTCTGGCTGAACAAACAATACTCAACATATTTTCAGTGGCTTTAGACTGGGGCGAATATTCCTCACCGTCTACCGTCCAAAGTCCTCGACCACAATGGGCCTCTGCTTGAATTCGTTCATTCCCTAAATAATAAGTAAACCCTGACCACCAACTCCCTGTGTTTCCGTTGCGTTGAATAGAATTGGTATCCAGTCTAATTTGTTGACCCCCAGAAGCCGTCCCTAACGTTAACATTTCCGCCTTCACAGGTTGGCTGAATGCTAAACAGAAACAAGCAATTCCCAGACCGGACAGTTTAGCAACCTTCATGTTGCCTCCCATTTTCGATAAATTAGGGTAATCAAGACTATAGCTATTTTAAATGATTAGTTAAAAATACTCAATCACTAAACCCCTAACTGTTCAACAGTTTTCGGCTGTGGCTGTCTCAATAAAAAAATTTTGGAAAAAGCTTGCATCTTCTAAAACCTTGTGCTATATTAAGAAATTGTCGGACGCATAGCTCAGTTGGTTAGAGCACTACGTTGACATCGTAGGGGTCACTGGTTCGAGTCCAGTTGTGTCCATTGATTATTAAGAGTTAAGCTGTTTCTGCATGTGTCATTTAAACTCTGGTTTTGCCGTAACGGCAAAGCTATGCCTGAAAACTGTAACGGCAAAACCATGCCTGAAAAATGCTAAGGAGCAATAGTTGTAGATGAGCAGCCTTCCTTACTCATACTTAGAGCTTACAAGCGACTGAACATGGATTGAACTTCTTTCTTATACAGTAGCCTAACCTTCTGATAACGGAAATAGCCGGGGTTACTAATCAGTTCACATACGCGGGACTCGGTTGGGTATTCTCCTGATTGATGGAGTAAGGCGATCGCCTCTTTAATTTCTTGACAACAGTGTTCAATAGCAGTTAAGTGGCTCATACGAACATAATTGCGACGTTTCGTGACAATTTGGTGACATAAGTCAGGGAAATGCCTTGAAAGAAGTCGTCTATTAATCTGCAACTGTTCTGCTATTTCTGCAATTGTTGGTAAAGACTCTCCTGCTTGAGACAAAATCAGGCTCAGGGTATTTTCAATATGATTGAAATCAAGCGTTCTAGCAGATGATCGCGTATTCTTGCAATATTCCATCTCAACCTTCTGATCTCGATCTGGGATAGCCGATAGATTGAAATCTTGTGTCAAAAACTGAAATAGAGAAATTTTTAAGTTATAACAAATTTGTGTTAAAGCAGATAAAGGGGGACGGTTTTTACCTGAGTACCACCCCCAAAAAGTATTTTTAGGAATTTTGTGTATTGCAGCAAAAGCAGCGATGTTGTCTTCAGAAACTTGATGCACTATATAAGTCAAAGATTGTTGTATACGCTCTTGAGTCAGTACAGAAGATAACCGATCTGCATTAGCAACCAATTCTCCCAAAGTATCGGCTATCCATCTCTGCTGAGTTACAATTGAAGTATTAGAAGATCCTCCTAACCACTGAGAGCATTGCGAACAATAGCCTAAACTCGATTTCCAATTTAACCAAAGTAATTGACGATGACAATGAGGACAATTTTGCACAAGAGGATGTTGATGTATTAAACAGACCTTGACATCATTGAGTGACCATAACAGTGGCTCATAAATAACTTCTTGATTTTGTTTCCAGCGTTTATAGCATATTGGACACCAAGCTTTATAAGGACGCAATAAGCCTTTTGTCACCAAAATATTAGAGAAAGGGCTCAATGTTAAAAACTTTAAATTATTAGACAAAGTTAATTGATTTAAAACCTCAATAAAGTCAGTAGCTATTGTTCCATATCCATTTAAAGTGTGAGAACGGTTAAAAAAGGGTTCTAATCCCCTACTCGTATAATTTTTGATAAAAGTTCGTTGTAACAGGGGATTAACTACTCTCGATAATAATGTACTGACAAAAACTCCATGAGAATGAGCTAACCTTGTCATATAGCTGGTTAAACTCTCAACCATAGGAGTGCCCACACCAATCGGTTCTAAATGATGCAGAGAACTTCGGGGCGGCATAGGAAACTTCTCTGGACTCCATAGCTCATCATTAGTGTAGGGTTGAATTTCGGCTACATTAATATCCATCACCATTAATTTTTAGTTAAAAAACTTAAAATTTTCCTTAAAAATTAGACTAGGGATAGTTCTAAACTGTAAAAGTAAATTATTATATACTATGATAATTGAATTATTAGCGATTTGATGCAATTAATCATAAATTTTTTATCCGAAAAACTTCATCTATGACAGCTGTATCTATTAACAGTGAAGAATATTTAGACCTAAGCTTTAAGCTAAAAGGCGCACCGATTCCTCTGGATAATGGTTATCCTATCTATGCTGCCGTGTCCCGTATTTGTCCTTCCCTTCATAAACTCGACTCTATTGGAATTCATCCTATTGCCGGAATACCAACCAGCAACAATTTCCTTGAACTCACTGCTCAATCTCGGTTAAAAATTCGGATTCATCATCAACAAATTCCTTTAATCTACCCTTACCTAACGGGTCAAACTTTTCAACTAGGTCAACATTCTTATCAACTAGATATTCCCGATTATAAACCGTTAACTTCCTCAGAAAGCCTCTACTCTCGATTAGTTGTAATTACAGGGTATCAAGACCCAACTACCTTTATTCAAGCTGTTCAACGCAAACTGGATAATTTAGGAATACGAGGAAAGATTGAACTTCTAACCCGACAAGATGGAACACCTCAACGACGACAATTGACCATCAATAAACAAGGGAAACAGTTTAAAGTCAGAGGATTTGGCGTAAAAATTAGTGAACTCAGCCCAGAAGATTCCTTAACGTTGCAAGAACAGGGAATTGGCGGAAAACGAAAGATGATGTGTGGAATATTTGTCCCGGCGACTCGTAGCAAGGAAGAGGAGGAAGGCTAATGATAGTGGCTACCCAACCCAAAATTTCCCTATCTCTCCATGCTTCGGATACGACAATAATGCACCGCGCAGGAATAACGGGACTTTACATGACTTTAAAGCGATTAGAAGCGCAATATCCCTCGTCTCATCAACGTGGAGCACATATATCATGGTCGTTGACTGCTGATACTATTGAATTATTCTGGGAGGGAACTGATTTTGTCGCATTATCATGGTTATTTAAGGAGTCTTTTCAACTGGATGATACAGGTTTAATTCATTTAGCAGGATTAGATAATGATGCGGCAGATTTAAGCCAGAAAATCCAGATTCATGAAGGAATGTGTGCTGTTTTTCTGCGTCTTAATAAGTTTTATAAAGCAGGGAAGCAGGTAAAGACCGAACTAACGGTTGAAGGAAAAAAAGTGGAGTATCAATATAAATCCCTAACATGGTACGCACATCAAACCTTTGCGGATAAGTTATGTGAAACAGATACCCAACAACTGAAACAGGATTATGTTCAAATAACCAGTTGGTTATATCTAGGGGGAATTGTACGCCATGCCAGAGCGCAAAATATGACAAAACTGGAAGAGAAACCTGAATATGCCTTAGCATTGTTATTTGTACCAGTTATTTGTCAATATTGGTTACTTCATCTTCCATCAGAAGACCTAAAGGAAAGGAAACCCCATCGCTACCTTGTGGTGATTCCAGAAATCAAGGATTTTGAAGACGCTTCCCAAAGGAGATGGCGATTACAGCAATTAGAAACTAAACAGCTTCATGTTAGTAGCATTGGCGAGGCAGGGTTACTTTATTACAGTTTAGACAATATTCAACCTGAAGGCGACTACTATCAAGCTTGTCAAGTTTGGTTATATGAAAAAATGAATCAATCTTCTCATCAACGGACGTTGATGAGTATAGAAGAAATTGAAATTAATCAGAATACTCTAATCACCTATCAACGGGTTCAACAAAGCTTTCAACCCAATTATGAGAAGATTCAACCTCAGAAAATTTTTGTTAAAGTAAATCCCATACGATCACTAATTGCTGAAAACTTAGTAAAAGGAATCCCTTGGTGGTCTGATTTATGGGAAAAATTGGTTATAGAGGATACAAAAGGATATTTATTTAACCAGTTACTTTACAATCGAGGAGGAGTCATAATGATGGCAGAGAATAGTGAAGAGGACGAACAATATCTTACTTTTGTTAAGGTATTTCAGCAAGCGATGAAGGGCAACTTTGCTAAGATGTATGCCAAGGCAGAGGAAGGAAAAGAGCCTCCAATTAAGAAGAAAGTCGAACGCTTACGGGCAGAGCTAAACAGTTGTTATGATAAATTGTCATTTCAGCAATATTTATCTGATTTTTTAGTAAGAGGAGGATTAAACAAGTATTTTAATGAGAACAAAGAGTCAATTCTACTACTAATTAAAAAATCACATTGGGAAGAATTAAGAATTTGGTCGCTGTTAGCGATCGCAAGTTATAAACCCAAGGAGAAACCCAACGATACTGAAAATAGTTCATCTACAAATAATCAAGATCTAAAAGAAGTTAGTGATGAATCAGAATAATAATGACGATAGAATGCCAAACTATTATCTTTACGGGACAGTTCTTACTCGTTATGGTTTAGCGTCCTTAAATCATGGCATGAGACAAGGGAATAAGACTATCCTACAAAAAGGCTATTGGAATGGTAAAATTCATTCTTTTGTAAGTTCAAGTTCAATTCGTTGGGCATTACGTTTTTATCTTCAAAAGC
Coding sequences within:
- a CDS encoding TniQ family protein translates to MDINVAEIQPYTNDELWSPEKFPMPPRSSLHHLEPIGVGTPMVESLTSYMTRLAHSHGVFVSTLLSRVVNPLLQRTFIKNYTSRGLEPFFNRSHTLNGYGTIATDFIEVLNQLTLSNNLKFLTLSPFSNILVTKGLLRPYKAWCPICYKRWKQNQEVIYEPLLWSLNDVKVCLIHQHPLVQNCPHCHRQLLWLNWKSSLGYCSQCSQWLGGSSNTSIVTQQRWIADTLGELVANADRLSSVLTQERIQQSLTYIVHQVSEDNIAAFAAIHKIPKNTFWGWYSGKNRPPLSALTQICYNLKISLFQFLTQDFNLSAIPDRDQKVEMEYCKNTRSSARTLDFNHIENTLSLILSQAGESLPTIAEIAEQLQINRRLLSRHFPDLCHQIVTKRRNYVRMSHLTAIEHCCQEIKEAIALLHQSGEYPTESRVCELISNPGYFRYQKVRLLYKKEVQSMFSRL
- a CDS encoding DUF2442 domain-containing protein, encoding MKNNNKGEQELIEENLLEEIAKAKQAWQEAEATEPRAISVKYDQDQDLIVIHLKNGSIFSFPPRLAQGLAEATPEQLADFWIPPSGKSIHWDSLDVDFGIPELVRGIFGTKSWMAELGRKDGQSTSKAKSEAARKNGKKGGRPKNVTL
- the cas8a1 gene encoding type I-MYXAN CRISPR-associated Cas8a1/Cmx1 encodes the protein MIVATQPKISLSLHASDTTIMHRAGITGLYMTLKRLEAQYPSSHQRGAHISWSLTADTIELFWEGTDFVALSWLFKESFQLDDTGLIHLAGLDNDAADLSQKIQIHEGMCAVFLRLNKFYKAGKQVKTELTVEGKKVEYQYKSLTWYAHQTFADKLCETDTQQLKQDYVQITSWLYLGGIVRHARAQNMTKLEEKPEYALALLFVPVICQYWLLHLPSEDLKERKPHRYLVVIPEIKDFEDASQRRWRLQQLETKQLHVSSIGEAGLLYYSLDNIQPEGDYYQACQVWLYEKMNQSSHQRTLMSIEEIEINQNTLITYQRVQQSFQPNYEKIQPQKIFVKVNPIRSLIAENLVKGIPWWSDLWEKLVIEDTKGYLFNQLLYNRGGVIMMAENSEEDEQYLTFVKVFQQAMKGNFAKMYAKAEEGKEPPIKKKVERLRAELNSCYDKLSFQQYLSDFLVRGGLNKYFNENKESILLLIKKSHWEELRIWSLLAIASYKPKEKPNDTENSSSTNNQDLKEVSDESE
- a CDS encoding DUF6887 family protein, yielding MTSNFENMTNAELRAYALKHRGKEDIEALRVLFRRRTPYRKELTFYPAENPTEKREQFERFKQIIEEKQGQKIKDTTPPLDE
- the cas6 gene encoding type I-MYXAN CRISPR-associated protein Cas6/Cmx6; translation: MTAVSINSEEYLDLSFKLKGAPIPLDNGYPIYAAVSRICPSLHKLDSIGIHPIAGIPTSNNFLELTAQSRLKIRIHHQQIPLIYPYLTGQTFQLGQHSYQLDIPDYKPLTSSESLYSRLVVITGYQDPTTFIQAVQRKLDNLGIRGKIELLTRQDGTPQRRQLTINKQGKQFKVRGFGVKISELSPEDSLTLQEQGIGGKRKMMCGIFVPATRSKEEEEG
- a CDS encoding type II toxin-antitoxin system VapC family toxin, translating into MKKTFIDTNILVYSVDTDSGDKHRTSLKILRPSEQEILCVSDQILAEFYSVMTSSSQVKKPITPVDTIWRIKRLIQMPNIQLLPKPSNLTNLWLELLENHPVTGATVFDVMHVATMMSHGIRRIYTFNVDDFAWCRDMDIEVIIPE
- the metH gene encoding methionine synthase, with protein sequence MKSAFLDRLHSPERPVIVFDGGMGTNLQTQNLTADDFGGKDYEGCNEYLIYTKPEAVANVHRGFLEAGADVIETDTFGATSIVLAEYDLADKTYDLNKTAAELAKRLTEEYSTPEKPRFVAGSMGPGTKLPTLGHIDFDTLHHAFAEQAEGLFDGGVDLFIVETCQDVLQIKAALNGIEDVFAKKGERRPIMVSVTMEAFGTMLVGSEISAALTILAPYKIDILGLNCATGPDLMKEHIRYLAEHSPFVVSCIPNAGLPENIGGKAHYKLTPMELRMALMHFVEDLGVQVIGGCCGTRYEHIQALAEISQTLKPKQREPQLIPSAASIYSPQTYEQENSFLIIGERLNASGSKKCRDLLNVEDWDGLVSLAKSQIKEGAQILDVNVDYVGRDGVRDMKELVSRVVTNVNLPLMLDSTEWQKMEAGLKVSGGKCLLNSTNYEDGEERFFKVLELAKKYGAAIVVGTIDEEGMARTADKKFEIAKRAYNDAINYGIPAHEIFFDPLALPISTGIEEDRNNGKATIDSIRQIRQELPGCHIVLGVSNISFGLNPVARQVLNSVFLHEAMQVGLDAAIVSANKILPLAKIDPEHQEVCRKLIYDQRQFDGDVCVYDPLGELTNLFQGKTTKRDRSGDANLPIEERLKRHIIDGERIGLDTALEEALKQYPPLEIINNILLDGMKVVGELFGSGQMQLPFVLQSAQTMKAAVAYLEPYMEKSETGDNSKGTFIIATVKGDVHDIGKNLVDIILSNNGYRVINLGIKQPVENIINAYQEHKADCIAMSGLLVKSTAFMKDNLEAFNEAGITVPVILGGAALTPKFVHEDCQNAYKGQVIYGKDAFSDLNFMDKLMPAKKAKKWDNAQGFLGEYAEAKKTKVKLETVKTASEKIENPEEIVIDTRRSEAVDVNIHRPTPPFWGTKILQPEDISLEDIWWYLDLQALVAGQWQFRKPREQSREEYDAFLAEKVYPVLTEWKAKILAENLLHPTVIYGYFPCQAEDNSLLIFDPENHQKQVARFDFPRQKAGRRLCIADFFAPKESGQIDVFPMQAVTVGEIATEYAQKLFAENDYTNYLYFHGMAVQTAEALAEWTHAKIRRELGFGSEEPDNVRDVLAQRHRGSRYSFGYPACPNIQDQYKQVELLQIDRINMYMDESEQIYPEQSTTAFITYHPVSKYFNL